One genomic segment of Candidatus Fukatsuia endosymbiont of Tuberolachnus salignus includes these proteins:
- the acrD gene encoding multidrug efflux RND transporter permease AcrD, with product MANFFIDRPIFAWVLAIILCLAGVLSLFSLPIEQYPNLAPPKVRINASYPGASAEMLYMSAQSSNTGKVSVTLTFQAGSNPSEAMTQVQNQLQFAIKRLPQDVQQQGISVSKSGDNTLMMLAFVSTDGSMNKQDIADYVASNLQDPLSRIQGVGSVDVYGSQYAMRIWLDPGKLNKYHLTAQDIVAAIKSQNRQVAVGQLGGTPAVATQALNAVINAQSQLQTPEQFDAITLRVNQDGSVVTLGNVAKVELGAEKYDYLSRFNGQTASGLGIKLASGANQLQTDALVKKRLAELAPFFPRGLEAKIAYETSSFVKASIQDVIETLLEAVLLVFLVMYLFLQNFRATLIPTIAVPIVLLGTVAILFACGFSINTLTLFAIVLAIGLLVDDAIVVVENVERIMSEEGLGPREATRKSMGQIQGALIGIALVLSAVFVPMAFFGGTTGAIYRQFSITIVSAMGLSVLVALILTPALCATLLKPIAKGQYHKKNGFFAWFNHMFDRNTGCYETAVKRVLHRGGYYIILYLLLLTGLIFLFFKLPSSFLPQEDRGVFTAQVQLPVGATQQQTLKIVEKVEHYFLSEEQHNLLSVFSTIGAGSGGNGQNVARLFIRLKNWQQRSASQNSSFAIIERANKAFNKISSAKISASSPAAISGLGNSAGFVMELQDHGGLGHNKLTAARDQLLQLATQQPQLTKVRHNGLDDSPQLQINIDQHKALALGVSLDAINNTLKTAWGSTYVNDFIDRGRVKKVYVQSEAKARMLPEDIYKWYLPNKNGSMVPFSAFSTTHWEYGPPRLERYNGYSSLEITGEAASGVSSGSAMNIMEKLVDQLPHGFGLEWTGMSYQERLSGSQAPALYVVSLLVVFLCLAALYESWSIPFCVMLVVPLGVIGAVSATWLRGLENDIYFQVGLLTITGLSAKNAILIIEFANNLNNKNQDLLAATLEACRQRLRPILMTSLAFIFGVLPMAISQGAGSGSQHAVGTGVTGGMISATILAIFFVPLFFVLIKRRFPGKIKL from the coding sequence ATGGCCAATTTTTTTATCGACCGCCCTATTTTTGCCTGGGTACTCGCGATTATTTTGTGTCTTGCCGGCGTGTTATCCCTCTTTTCTCTACCTATTGAACAATACCCTAATTTAGCGCCACCAAAAGTGCGTATCAATGCCAGTTATCCTGGTGCTTCCGCAGAAATGCTGTATATGTCTGCACAGAGTAGCAATACCGGCAAAGTCAGTGTCACTCTCACCTTTCAAGCCGGTTCCAATCCCAGTGAAGCCATGACACAAGTGCAAAATCAACTGCAATTTGCCATTAAAAGATTACCGCAGGATGTTCAACAACAAGGGATATCAGTATCAAAATCTGGCGATAATACCTTGATGATGTTGGCTTTTGTGTCCACTGACGGCAGCATGAACAAGCAGGATATTGCCGATTACGTCGCCAGTAATCTGCAAGATCCTCTCAGTCGTATCCAAGGCGTCGGCAGCGTCGATGTCTACGGCTCTCAATATGCCATGCGTATCTGGTTAGATCCTGGAAAACTTAATAAGTATCACTTGACAGCTCAAGATATTGTTGCTGCCATTAAATCCCAAAACCGTCAGGTTGCCGTTGGACAGCTAGGAGGAACACCTGCCGTTGCTACGCAAGCACTGAACGCGGTGATCAACGCTCAGTCACAATTACAGACCCCTGAGCAATTTGACGCCATCACTTTACGTGTCAATCAGGATGGTTCAGTAGTCACCTTAGGCAATGTAGCCAAGGTTGAATTGGGAGCAGAAAAATACGATTATCTCAGCCGATTCAATGGTCAAACCGCGTCAGGTCTCGGCATCAAATTAGCCTCCGGTGCTAACCAACTACAAACTGATGCATTGGTGAAAAAACGCCTCGCCGAATTAGCGCCCTTCTTTCCCAGAGGATTGGAGGCAAAGATTGCCTATGAAACCAGCTCATTTGTGAAGGCTTCTATCCAGGATGTAATAGAAACACTACTGGAAGCGGTGTTACTGGTCTTTTTGGTGATGTATTTATTCTTACAAAATTTTCGCGCTACCCTTATCCCCACGATAGCAGTACCCATAGTGCTACTCGGCACTGTCGCCATCCTTTTTGCTTGCGGCTTTAGCATCAACACACTTACCCTATTTGCTATCGTACTGGCGATTGGATTACTGGTAGATGATGCTATTGTCGTCGTCGAAAATGTTGAACGAATAATGAGTGAAGAAGGACTCGGCCCACGTGAGGCAACACGTAAATCAATGGGACAAATACAGGGAGCATTAATCGGTATCGCTTTAGTCCTCTCCGCCGTATTTGTGCCAATGGCATTCTTTGGTGGCACTACTGGCGCCATCTATCGCCAATTTTCAATCACTATCGTCTCAGCAATGGGATTATCAGTATTGGTCGCACTCATCCTAACCCCAGCACTTTGTGCAACGCTACTAAAGCCCATTGCCAAGGGACAATATCATAAGAAAAATGGTTTTTTCGCCTGGTTTAACCACATGTTCGATCGCAACACTGGCTGCTATGAAACTGCGGTCAAACGGGTGCTACATCGCGGCGGATACTACATAATACTCTATTTATTACTCCTCACAGGTCTGATATTTCTGTTTTTTAAATTACCCAGTTCTTTTTTACCTCAGGAAGATCGTGGGGTATTTACGGCTCAAGTACAACTCCCGGTTGGTGCGACACAACAGCAAACACTCAAGATCGTTGAAAAAGTAGAACATTACTTCCTGAGTGAAGAACAGCATAACCTACTCTCGGTATTTTCAACCATAGGGGCAGGATCGGGCGGCAACGGACAAAACGTCGCTCGTTTGTTTATCCGTTTAAAAAACTGGCAACAACGCTCAGCCAGTCAGAACTCTTCTTTCGCCATCATTGAACGAGCTAACAAAGCCTTTAATAAAATAAGTAGTGCCAAGATTTCTGCCAGCAGCCCTGCAGCAATTTCCGGGCTGGGTAACTCGGCAGGTTTCGTTATGGAATTACAGGATCATGGCGGGTTGGGACACAATAAACTCACGGCAGCCCGTGACCAACTATTACAACTTGCCACCCAACAACCTCAACTCACCAAGGTACGACATAATGGACTCGATGACAGTCCACAGCTGCAAATTAATATTGATCAACATAAAGCACTAGCGTTGGGTGTGTCACTCGATGCTATTAATAACACACTAAAAACTGCTTGGGGCTCAACTTACGTCAATGATTTTATCGACAGGGGTCGAGTAAAAAAAGTGTATGTTCAATCAGAAGCCAAGGCACGTATGCTGCCAGAAGATATCTATAAATGGTATCTGCCGAATAAAAATGGCAGTATGGTGCCTTTTTCAGCTTTCAGCACCACTCATTGGGAATATGGTCCGCCACGGCTGGAGCGCTATAACGGTTACTCCTCATTGGAAATAACAGGCGAAGCTGCCTCAGGAGTAAGTAGCGGCAGCGCCATGAATATTATGGAAAAACTAGTCGATCAACTGCCTCATGGTTTTGGACTCGAGTGGACAGGCATGTCTTACCAGGAAAGACTATCAGGATCACAAGCTCCGGCACTGTATGTCGTTTCGCTCTTAGTCGTATTTTTATGCTTAGCCGCCCTATATGAAAGCTGGTCAATTCCCTTCTGTGTCATGCTAGTGGTTCCTCTAGGAGTGATAGGAGCTGTGAGCGCCACTTGGCTACGCGGCTTAGAAAATGATATTTATTTTCAGGTTGGTCTATTAACCATCACGGGTTTATCAGCAAAAAATGCCATATTAATCATCGAATTTGCTAATAATTTAAATAACAAAAACCAAGATTTATTAGCAGCGACATTGGAAGCTTGTCGTCAACGGCTACGACCCATTTTAATGACTTCCTTGGCATTTATTTTTGGTGTTCTACCTATGGCGATCAGCCAAGGGGCGGGTTCTGGCAGTCAGCACGCCGTTGGAACAGGTGTGACGGGAGGTATGATTTCAGCAACAATATTAGCTATTTTCTTCGTGCCACTGTTTTTTGTATTAATAAAGCGTCGTTTTCCAGGCAAAATCAAACTATAA
- the metK gene encoding methionine adenosyltransferase, which produces MAQHLFTSESVSEGHPDKIADQISDAVLDAILEQDVQARVACETYVKTGMVIVGGEITTEAYVDIETITRNTVREIGYTHSDMGFDADSCAVLSAIGKQSPDISQGVDCTDPLEQGAGDQGLMFGYATNETTELMPAAITYAHRLVQRQAKIRKEGTLEWLRPDAKSQVTFKYDDSKIIGIDTVVLSTQHDENIELKELQEAVMEEIIRPVLPAGWLTKDTKYWINPTGRFVIGGPMGDCGLTGRKIIVDTYGGMARHGGGAFSGKDPSKVDRSAAYAARYVAKNIVAAGLADRCEIQLSYAIGVAAPISIMVETFGTGKISAEKLVELVREFFDLRPHGLIKMLDLLRPIYRKTAAYGHFGREDFPWEKTDKKECLREAAKLK; this is translated from the coding sequence ATGGCACAACACCTTTTCACCTCAGAATCTGTTTCAGAAGGGCATCCTGATAAAATAGCCGACCAAATTTCCGATGCAGTACTCGACGCAATTTTAGAACAGGATGTACAAGCCCGTGTTGCTTGTGAAACCTACGTTAAAACCGGTATGGTTATCGTTGGTGGTGAAATTACCACCGAAGCGTATGTGGATATTGAAACAATAACCCGCAATACTGTACGTGAAATCGGCTATACTCATTCTGACATGGGGTTTGACGCTGATTCTTGCGCAGTATTAAGTGCCATTGGTAAACAGTCACCGGATATTAGCCAAGGCGTTGATTGCACTGATCCGCTGGAACAAGGTGCCGGTGATCAGGGGTTAATGTTCGGTTATGCGACGAATGAAACCACTGAGCTGATGCCTGCGGCTATCACCTATGCGCATCGTTTGGTACAGCGTCAGGCGAAAATACGTAAAGAGGGTACATTAGAGTGGCTACGTCCTGATGCTAAAAGTCAAGTGACTTTTAAATATGATGACAGCAAAATTATCGGCATTGATACAGTAGTGTTGTCAACACAGCATGACGAAAATATCGAGTTGAAAGAGTTGCAAGAAGCCGTGATGGAGGAAATCATTAGGCCGGTTCTGCCTGCTGGCTGGCTTACTAAAGACACTAAATATTGGATTAATCCTACTGGTCGTTTTGTGATTGGTGGCCCTATGGGTGACTGTGGTTTGACTGGCCGTAAAATTATCGTAGATACTTATGGTGGTATGGCTCGTCACGGTGGTGGTGCATTTTCAGGTAAAGATCCATCGAAAGTTGATCGTTCTGCTGCCTATGCTGCTCGTTACGTAGCAAAAAATATTGTCGCTGCAGGTTTGGCTGATCGCTGTGAAATTCAGCTTTCTTATGCTATTGGCGTGGCTGCACCCATTTCCATCATGGTAGAAACCTTTGGTACTGGAAAAATTAGTGCTGAGAAGTTGGTTGAGTTAGTGCGGGAGTTTTTCGATCTACGCCCACACGGTCTAATCAAGATGTTGGATCTGCTAAGACCGATTTACCGTAAAACGGCAGCCTATGGTCACTTTGGTCGTGAAGATTTTCCGTGGGAAAAAACCGATAAGAAGGAATGTTTGCGGGAAGCTGCAAAGTTGAAATAA
- a CDS encoding IS110 family transposase has product MGESAMDKTAVGIDVAKLKFDVAVWVERKKYKTKAFPNTPSGFSQLLKWLIPYGDCHICLEATGSYSVPLAMFLVDNGIDVSLENPSRIHAFGESELSRNKTDQGDAKMIVRYCALHTPVLWTPPPLSERQLTALVRHLKSLEEMRQMQENRQSVADDVVQSSLLEIISALKQQIQATKEKIKNHIDNDPDLKKNKALLESIPGIGEILSASLLAYVGNVSKFTNSKAVVAYAGLNPKLCESGLFKGRSRLSKRGHTELRKALYMPALAALSCNPIVKAQWQRLVSRHKGGKMGVCAAMRKLLQLAYGVLKSGIPFDTKIALAS; this is encoded by the coding sequence ATGGGAGAATCAGCCATGGACAAGACCGCAGTGGGTATTGATGTTGCCAAATTAAAATTCGATGTTGCAGTGTGGGTAGAGAGAAAAAAGTATAAAACAAAAGCATTCCCGAATACCCCCTCTGGATTTAGCCAACTACTGAAATGGCTTATCCCTTACGGGGATTGTCATATTTGTCTCGAAGCCACAGGGAGTTACAGTGTTCCACTGGCTATGTTCTTAGTTGATAATGGCATTGACGTCAGCCTAGAAAACCCATCACGTATTCATGCCTTTGGTGAGAGTGAACTGAGTCGGAACAAGACGGATCAGGGGGATGCAAAAATGATAGTGCGCTACTGCGCACTGCATACACCTGTCCTCTGGACTCCTCCTCCCTTGAGCGAACGTCAATTAACCGCGCTAGTACGCCATCTAAAGAGTTTAGAGGAAATGAGGCAAATGCAAGAAAATCGGCAATCAGTGGCTGACGATGTCGTTCAATCCTCACTGCTTGAAATCATTTCTGCACTTAAACAACAAATCCAGGCCACCAAAGAAAAAATAAAAAACCATATCGATAACGATCCTGACTTAAAGAAAAATAAAGCGTTGCTGGAGAGTATTCCTGGTATCGGTGAAATACTAAGTGCCAGTTTGCTGGCGTATGTGGGTAATGTGTCAAAATTCACTAACAGTAAGGCAGTGGTGGCCTATGCCGGGCTTAACCCAAAACTTTGTGAATCAGGTTTATTTAAAGGACGGAGCCGCCTATCAAAACGGGGTCATACCGAGCTCAGGAAAGCGTTGTATATGCCCGCTCTGGCTGCCCTTTCTTGTAATCCGATAGTGAAAGCACAGTGGCAACGACTCGTATCACGCCATAAAGGGGGTAAAATGGGCGTCTGTGCAGCAATGCGCAAATTACTCCAACTGGCGTATGGTGTGCTGAAATCAGGCATCCCATTCGATACAAAAATAGCACTTGCATCATGA
- the hemF gene encoding oxygen-dependent coproporphyrinogen oxidase produces the protein MNSPYIEKIKTFLLFLQDDICEKLARTDGQGKFTEKKWASAPDSGGRSRVMTEGALFEQAGVNFSHVHGEKLPISATAHCSELAGRSFQAIGLSVIIHPQSPYLPTSHANVRFFIAEKADEDPVWWFGGGFDLTPYYGFKEDAVSWHKTAKEFCDKFDNEKYGRYKKWCDDYFYIKHRNEARGIGGLFFDDLNTPDFNSCFDFMQTIGNGFLAAYLPIVEKRKNLPWGERERQFQLYRRGRYVEFNLVYDRGTLFGLQTGGRTESILISLPPLVRWQYDYQPTPNSPEAKLYSDFLPVRKWIDE, from the coding sequence ATGAACTCACCCTATATTGAAAAAATCAAAACCTTTCTGCTTTTTTTGCAGGATGACATCTGCGAAAAATTAGCTAGAACAGATGGTCAAGGTAAGTTTACAGAAAAAAAATGGGCGAGTGCTCCAGACAGCGGCGGACGTAGCCGAGTGATGACAGAAGGCGCGCTATTCGAACAAGCCGGTGTTAATTTCTCGCATGTCCATGGTGAAAAACTCCCGATTTCAGCGACAGCACATTGTTCCGAACTAGCGGGTCGCAGTTTTCAAGCTATCGGTCTTTCAGTCATTATTCATCCGCAAAGCCCTTATCTACCAACCAGCCACGCTAATGTACGTTTTTTTATTGCAGAAAAAGCCGACGAAGATCCCGTTTGGTGGTTTGGCGGAGGCTTCGATTTGACGCCCTATTATGGCTTTAAGGAAGACGCGGTGTCTTGGCATAAAACCGCAAAGGAATTCTGTGATAAGTTCGACAATGAAAAATATGGTCGATATAAAAAATGGTGTGACGACTATTTTTACATCAAACATCGCAACGAAGCGCGGGGTATTGGTGGATTGTTTTTTGACGATCTTAATACCCCAGATTTCAACAGCTGTTTTGATTTTATGCAAACTATAGGCAACGGATTTTTAGCCGCTTATTTGCCGATTGTTGAAAAGCGTAAAAATTTACCTTGGGGGGAAAGAGAACGTCAGTTTCAACTCTATCGCCGTGGTCGTTATGTAGAATTCAACCTCGTTTATGATCGCGGGACACTTTTTGGCCTGCAAACCGGAGGACGCACTGAATCCATTTTAATCTCGCTACCACCACTGGTTCGTTGGCAATATGATTATCAGCCTACTCCCAATAGCCCCGAAGCCAAACTGTATAGCGATTTTTTACCCGTGCGTAAATGGATTGATGAATAG